In Ctenopharyngodon idella isolate HZGC_01 chromosome 2, HZGC01, whole genome shotgun sequence, the following are encoded in one genomic region:
- the slc4a2a gene encoding anion exchange protein 2a isoform X2: protein MSDPQDANDVTSAAGLTRHLPVAVHSPPQRCDDDDDDEGDLNKALGVQRFQQILTPAQRVPIEQHRTFNEEDFEYHRHTSLHIHHPLSKLPEGRRKKTGRKRKDSGRRRSSSMGAAPPIDEDDEDEEVDEDSCSQQDREGNVTTTPTPDTDTEAYTEQAEFFVSEDDPNSTVKKNGKASPHRKVSIIPHSTLHTSISIPEDVTTTVGRNWVRNLPNGRRVSAPCLFPSLSSPDGNSKPGRSYDLHERRRTGNMTGTALAHYQHMPTDESEAQTLATVDLDGIKSHRFEDVPGVRRHLVKKSAKGQVVHIGKDHKEPSSRIRTKLDRTPHEVFVELNELVMDKNQEMQWRETARWIKFEEDVEEETERWGKPHVASLSFRSLLELRKTISHGAVLLDLDQKTLPGIAHQVVEQMIISDQIRAQDRANVLRALLLKHSHPSDGKEHSLFKRNISATSLGSLISHYHSNNHIAAPEPPATDPLMAGLRNFESRSSVDLDKNEKDTPQFFGLHKTKSKHELKLLEKIPEDAEATVVLVGSVDFLDQPTMAFVRLQEAVLLESVLEVPIPVRFIFVLLGPPSANVDYHQIGRSISTLMSDKHFHEAAYLADERQDLLTAINSFLDCSIVLPPSEVGGDELLHSIARFQKEMLHKRHEQEVKLQAKELKSPEDMAFYPPLKPADDDPLQRTGRLFGGVIRDARRRYPKYISDFKDALSPQCMATVIFIYFAALSPAITFGGLLGEKTDGLIGVSELIISTAVQGMLFCLVGAQPLLVVGFSGPLLVFEESFYSFCKSSEIEFLTGRAWIGIWLVIIVVLTVAFEGSFLVRFVTRFTQEIFSILISLIFIYETFFKLGKIFMDHPLKSCYGREENDTALPTPTSDGRSSDASQTLNQPNTALLSLVLTSGTFFIAFYLRKFKNSAFFPGRLRRAIGDFGVPIAISTMVLLDYSIKDTYTQKLSVPDGFSVTSPDKRGWFIHPMGSDGQFPIWMMVASILPALLVYILIFMETQITTLIVSKKDRMLVKGSGFHLDLLIIVAAGGISALFGLPWLTGATVRSVTHANSLTVMSKAVAPGDKPRIQEVKEQRVTGFLVAFLVGLSIVIGDLLRQVPIAVLFGIFLYMGVMSLNGIQLTERMMLLFMPPKYHPDHTYVRKVRTLRMHLFTCLQLVCLAVLWIVMSTAASLAFPFVLLLTVPFRRFLLSRIFTHREIQCLDADDAEPSFDDREGQDEYTEMQMPV, encoded by the exons AGGACTCAGGACGGAGGAGGAGTTCATCCATGGGAGCAGCTCCCCCGATAGATGAGGATGATGAGGATGAAGAGGTGGATGAAGATTCCTGCAGTCAGCAAGACAGAGAGGGCAATGTCACCACCACACCTACACCGGACACGGACACAGAGGCGTACACCGAGCAGGCAGAG TTTTTTGTATCAGAAGATGACCCCAACtccactgtaaaaaagaacggTAAAGCTTCACCTCATCGAAAAGTGTCAATCATACCCCATTCAACACTTCACACCAGTATCAGCATCCCAGAAGATGTTACAACAACCGT GGGCAGAAATTGGGTTCGTAATCTGCCCAATGGGAGACGAGTGTCCGCACCATGTTTGTTTCCAAGTTTGAGTTCGCCAGACGGCAACTCTAAGCCTGGCCGCAGCTATGATCTGCACGAGCGGCGCCGCACAGGCAACATGACGGGCACTGCGCTCGCACACTACCAACACATGCCCACTGATGAGAGCGAGGCACAGACGCTCGCCACGGTTGACCTGGATGGCATTAAGA GTCACCGGTTTGAAGATGTCCCTGGTGTGCGGCGGCACCTGGTTAAGAAGAGCGCAAAAGGTCAGGTGGTCCACATTGGCAAGGACCACAAAGAACCCAGCAGTCGTATCCGCACTAAGCTGGATCGGACCCCACATGAG GTGTTTGTTGAGCTGAACGAGTTAGTGATGGATAAGAACCAGGAGATGCAGTGGAGGGAAACAGCTCGTTGGATCAAGTTTGAGGAGGATGTGGAGGAGGAGACCGAACGCTGGGGGAAACCTCATGTAGCTTCTCTCTCATTCCGCAGCCTGCTGGAGCTCCGTAAGACCATTTCACATG GTGCAGTGTTGTTGGACCTGGACCAGAAGACCCTTCCTGGTATTGCTCATCAGGTTGTGGAACAGATGATCatctcagatcagatcagagCACAGGACAGAGCCAACGTGCTCCGAGCCCTTCTGCTCAAACACAG TCATCCGAGTGATGGCAAGGAGCACAGCTTGTTTAAACGGAACATCTCTGCAACCAGCCTTGGCTCTCTCATATCTCATTACCATAGCAATAACCATATCGCAGCACCTGAGCCCCCTGCCACAGACCCGCTCATGGCAGGACTACGTAATTTTGAATCACGCAGCAGTGTAGACTTAGATAAGAATGAG AAAGACACACCTCAGTTTTTTGGTCTGCACAAGACCAAATCTAAACATGAGCTAAAGTTGCTTGAGAAGATTCCCGAGGATGCAGAAGCGACCGTTGTCCTTGTGG GTAGCGTGGATTTCCTGGACCAGCCCACCATGGCCTTTGTGAGACTGCAGGAAGCAGTTCTGTTAGAGTCAGTTCTAGAAGTACCGATTCCAGTACGGTTCATTTTCGTGCTCCTTGGCCCACCCAGTGCCAATGTTGACTACCACCAAATCGGCCGCTCCATATCAACACTTATGTCGGATAAA CACTTTCATGAGGCGGCATATTTGGCAGATGAGCGCCAGGACCTGCTGACAGCCATCAACAGCTTCCTAGACTGCAGTATTGTGCTTCCTCCATCTGAGGTCGGAGGAGATGAGTTGCTGCATTCTATTGCCCGCTTCCAGAAAGAGATGCTGCACAAGAGACATGAGCAAGAGGTCAAACTACAGGCCAAGGAACTTAAGAGCCCCGAGGACATGG CTTTTTATCCACCTTTAAAACCTGCAGACGACGATCCTCTTCAGAGAACGGGTCGGCTGTTTGGCGGGGTTATCCGAGATGCACGACGCCGCTACCCTAAATACATCAGCGATTTTAAGGATGCCCTAAGTCCTCAATGCATGGCCACAgtcatatttatttactttgctGCCCTTTCTCCTGCCATCACCTTTGGCGGACTATTGG GTGAAAAGACAGATGGTTTGATAGGTGTGTCAGAGCTGATTATTTCCACTGCCGTGCAGGGAATGTTGTTCTGCCTGGTTGGGGCTCAACCTCTTCTAGTGGTGGGCTTCTCTGGACCCCTTCTAGTATTTGAAGAGTCCTTCTATTCA TTCTGCAAGTCCAGTGAAATCGAGTTTCTGACAGGACGTGCGTGGATTGGAATTTGGTTGGTCATCATTGTAGTTCTCACGGTGGCCTTTGAAGGGAGCTTCCTGGTGCGATTTGTGACACGCTTCACCCAAGAGATCTTCTCCATCCTTATCTCTCTCATCTTCATCTACGAGACCTTCTTCAAGCTGGGCAAA atcTTCATGGATCATCCTCTCAAGAGCTGCTATGGGCGAGAAGAAAATGACACTGCTTTACCAACACCCACCAGTGACGGCAGGTCTTCAGATGCCTCTCAAACCCTAAACCAGCCAAACACCGCTCTCCTCTCCCTGGTGCTCACGTCAGGCACCTTCTTCATTGCCTTCTATCTGCGTAAATTCAAGAACAGCGCTTTTTTCCCTGGCAGG CTCCGAAGGGCTATTGGAGATTTTGGAGTTCCTATTGCAATCTCCACCATGGTCCTGTTGGACTACAGCATTAAGGACACTTACACACAG AAACTAAGTGTTCCTGATGGCTTCTCTGTGACCAGCCCGGACAAGCGCGGTTGGTTCATACACCCAATGGGCTCTGACGGCCAGTTCCCCATTTGGATGATGGTTGCCAGCATTCTACCGGCTCTGCTTGTCTACATCCTCATTTTCATGGAGACTCAGATCACCAC TCTTATTGTGAGTAAGAAGGACAGGATGCTGGTTAAGGGCTCAGGGTTTCACCTGGACCTGCTAATCATCGTGGCCGCGGGTGGGATTTCAGCACTGTTTGGGCTGCCATGGTTGACTGGTGCGACTGTTCGTTCTGTAACTCATGCAAATAGTCTTACGGTGATGAGCAAAGCCGTCGCTCCTGGCGACAAACCTCGCATTCAGGAAGTAAAAGAGCAGAGAGTAACAGGATTTCTGGTGGCTTTTCTTGTAG GTCTCTCCATTGTGATTGGAGATCTTTTGCGGCAGGTTCCTATCGCTGTGTTGTTTGGTATATTCCTCTACATGGGAGTGATGTCTCTCAATGGGATCCAGCTAACAGAACGCATGATGCTGCTCTTCATGCCACCGAAGTACCACCCTGACCACACCTATGTCCGCAAG GTGCGTACTCTCCGCATGCACCTGTTCACTTGTTTGCAGCTGGTGTGCCTGGCTGTGCTGTGGATTGTAATGTCAACCGCGGCCTCGTTAGCCTTCCCGTTTGTCCTTCTCCTCACTGTGCCATTCAGGAGGTTCCTGTTGTCCCGAATATTTACTCACCGTGAGATACAATGT CTTGACGCAGATGATGCAGAGCCGTCGTTTGATGACAGAGAAGGTCAAGATGAATATACAGAGATGCAAATGCCAGTATGA
- the slc4a2a gene encoding anion exchange protein 2a isoform X1, protein MSDPQDANDVTSAAGLTRHLPVAVHSPPQRCDDDDDDEGDLNKALGVQRFQQILTPAQRVPIEQHRTFNEEDFEYHRHTSLHIHHPLSKLPEGRRKKTGRKRKDSGRRRSSSMGAAPPIDEDDEDEEVDEDSCSQQDREGNVTTTPTPDTDTEAYTEQAEFFVSEDDPNSTVKKNGKASPHRKVSIIPHSTLHTSISIPEDVTTTVGRNWVRNLPNGRRVSAPCLFPSLSSPDGNSKPGRSYDLHERRRTGNMTGTALAHYQHMPTDESEAQTLATVDLDGIKSHRFEDVPGVRRHLVKKSAKGQVVHIGKDHKEPSSRIRTKLDRTPHERRSWPYYTDHRVRHAQQLKVFVELNELVMDKNQEMQWRETARWIKFEEDVEEETERWGKPHVASLSFRSLLELRKTISHGAVLLDLDQKTLPGIAHQVVEQMIISDQIRAQDRANVLRALLLKHSHPSDGKEHSLFKRNISATSLGSLISHYHSNNHIAAPEPPATDPLMAGLRNFESRSSVDLDKNEKDTPQFFGLHKTKSKHELKLLEKIPEDAEATVVLVGSVDFLDQPTMAFVRLQEAVLLESVLEVPIPVRFIFVLLGPPSANVDYHQIGRSISTLMSDKHFHEAAYLADERQDLLTAINSFLDCSIVLPPSEVGGDELLHSIARFQKEMLHKRHEQEVKLQAKELKSPEDMAFYPPLKPADDDPLQRTGRLFGGVIRDARRRYPKYISDFKDALSPQCMATVIFIYFAALSPAITFGGLLGEKTDGLIGVSELIISTAVQGMLFCLVGAQPLLVVGFSGPLLVFEESFYSFCKSSEIEFLTGRAWIGIWLVIIVVLTVAFEGSFLVRFVTRFTQEIFSILISLIFIYETFFKLGKIFMDHPLKSCYGREENDTALPTPTSDGRSSDASQTLNQPNTALLSLVLTSGTFFIAFYLRKFKNSAFFPGRLRRAIGDFGVPIAISTMVLLDYSIKDTYTQKLSVPDGFSVTSPDKRGWFIHPMGSDGQFPIWMMVASILPALLVYILIFMETQITTLIVSKKDRMLVKGSGFHLDLLIIVAAGGISALFGLPWLTGATVRSVTHANSLTVMSKAVAPGDKPRIQEVKEQRVTGFLVAFLVGLSIVIGDLLRQVPIAVLFGIFLYMGVMSLNGIQLTERMMLLFMPPKYHPDHTYVRKVRTLRMHLFTCLQLVCLAVLWIVMSTAASLAFPFVLLLTVPFRRFLLSRIFTHREIQCLDADDAEPSFDDREGQDEYTEMQMPV, encoded by the exons AGGACTCAGGACGGAGGAGGAGTTCATCCATGGGAGCAGCTCCCCCGATAGATGAGGATGATGAGGATGAAGAGGTGGATGAAGATTCCTGCAGTCAGCAAGACAGAGAGGGCAATGTCACCACCACACCTACACCGGACACGGACACAGAGGCGTACACCGAGCAGGCAGAG TTTTTTGTATCAGAAGATGACCCCAACtccactgtaaaaaagaacggTAAAGCTTCACCTCATCGAAAAGTGTCAATCATACCCCATTCAACACTTCACACCAGTATCAGCATCCCAGAAGATGTTACAACAACCGT GGGCAGAAATTGGGTTCGTAATCTGCCCAATGGGAGACGAGTGTCCGCACCATGTTTGTTTCCAAGTTTGAGTTCGCCAGACGGCAACTCTAAGCCTGGCCGCAGCTATGATCTGCACGAGCGGCGCCGCACAGGCAACATGACGGGCACTGCGCTCGCACACTACCAACACATGCCCACTGATGAGAGCGAGGCACAGACGCTCGCCACGGTTGACCTGGATGGCATTAAGA GTCACCGGTTTGAAGATGTCCCTGGTGTGCGGCGGCACCTGGTTAAGAAGAGCGCAAAAGGTCAGGTGGTCCACATTGGCAAGGACCACAAAGAACCCAGCAGTCGTATCCGCACTAAGCTGGATCGGACCCCACATGAG AGGAGATCATGGCCCTACTACACGGACCACAGGGTTCGTCATGCCCAACAGCTGAAG GTGTTTGTTGAGCTGAACGAGTTAGTGATGGATAAGAACCAGGAGATGCAGTGGAGGGAAACAGCTCGTTGGATCAAGTTTGAGGAGGATGTGGAGGAGGAGACCGAACGCTGGGGGAAACCTCATGTAGCTTCTCTCTCATTCCGCAGCCTGCTGGAGCTCCGTAAGACCATTTCACATG GTGCAGTGTTGTTGGACCTGGACCAGAAGACCCTTCCTGGTATTGCTCATCAGGTTGTGGAACAGATGATCatctcagatcagatcagagCACAGGACAGAGCCAACGTGCTCCGAGCCCTTCTGCTCAAACACAG TCATCCGAGTGATGGCAAGGAGCACAGCTTGTTTAAACGGAACATCTCTGCAACCAGCCTTGGCTCTCTCATATCTCATTACCATAGCAATAACCATATCGCAGCACCTGAGCCCCCTGCCACAGACCCGCTCATGGCAGGACTACGTAATTTTGAATCACGCAGCAGTGTAGACTTAGATAAGAATGAG AAAGACACACCTCAGTTTTTTGGTCTGCACAAGACCAAATCTAAACATGAGCTAAAGTTGCTTGAGAAGATTCCCGAGGATGCAGAAGCGACCGTTGTCCTTGTGG GTAGCGTGGATTTCCTGGACCAGCCCACCATGGCCTTTGTGAGACTGCAGGAAGCAGTTCTGTTAGAGTCAGTTCTAGAAGTACCGATTCCAGTACGGTTCATTTTCGTGCTCCTTGGCCCACCCAGTGCCAATGTTGACTACCACCAAATCGGCCGCTCCATATCAACACTTATGTCGGATAAA CACTTTCATGAGGCGGCATATTTGGCAGATGAGCGCCAGGACCTGCTGACAGCCATCAACAGCTTCCTAGACTGCAGTATTGTGCTTCCTCCATCTGAGGTCGGAGGAGATGAGTTGCTGCATTCTATTGCCCGCTTCCAGAAAGAGATGCTGCACAAGAGACATGAGCAAGAGGTCAAACTACAGGCCAAGGAACTTAAGAGCCCCGAGGACATGG CTTTTTATCCACCTTTAAAACCTGCAGACGACGATCCTCTTCAGAGAACGGGTCGGCTGTTTGGCGGGGTTATCCGAGATGCACGACGCCGCTACCCTAAATACATCAGCGATTTTAAGGATGCCCTAAGTCCTCAATGCATGGCCACAgtcatatttatttactttgctGCCCTTTCTCCTGCCATCACCTTTGGCGGACTATTGG GTGAAAAGACAGATGGTTTGATAGGTGTGTCAGAGCTGATTATTTCCACTGCCGTGCAGGGAATGTTGTTCTGCCTGGTTGGGGCTCAACCTCTTCTAGTGGTGGGCTTCTCTGGACCCCTTCTAGTATTTGAAGAGTCCTTCTATTCA TTCTGCAAGTCCAGTGAAATCGAGTTTCTGACAGGACGTGCGTGGATTGGAATTTGGTTGGTCATCATTGTAGTTCTCACGGTGGCCTTTGAAGGGAGCTTCCTGGTGCGATTTGTGACACGCTTCACCCAAGAGATCTTCTCCATCCTTATCTCTCTCATCTTCATCTACGAGACCTTCTTCAAGCTGGGCAAA atcTTCATGGATCATCCTCTCAAGAGCTGCTATGGGCGAGAAGAAAATGACACTGCTTTACCAACACCCACCAGTGACGGCAGGTCTTCAGATGCCTCTCAAACCCTAAACCAGCCAAACACCGCTCTCCTCTCCCTGGTGCTCACGTCAGGCACCTTCTTCATTGCCTTCTATCTGCGTAAATTCAAGAACAGCGCTTTTTTCCCTGGCAGG CTCCGAAGGGCTATTGGAGATTTTGGAGTTCCTATTGCAATCTCCACCATGGTCCTGTTGGACTACAGCATTAAGGACACTTACACACAG AAACTAAGTGTTCCTGATGGCTTCTCTGTGACCAGCCCGGACAAGCGCGGTTGGTTCATACACCCAATGGGCTCTGACGGCCAGTTCCCCATTTGGATGATGGTTGCCAGCATTCTACCGGCTCTGCTTGTCTACATCCTCATTTTCATGGAGACTCAGATCACCAC TCTTATTGTGAGTAAGAAGGACAGGATGCTGGTTAAGGGCTCAGGGTTTCACCTGGACCTGCTAATCATCGTGGCCGCGGGTGGGATTTCAGCACTGTTTGGGCTGCCATGGTTGACTGGTGCGACTGTTCGTTCTGTAACTCATGCAAATAGTCTTACGGTGATGAGCAAAGCCGTCGCTCCTGGCGACAAACCTCGCATTCAGGAAGTAAAAGAGCAGAGAGTAACAGGATTTCTGGTGGCTTTTCTTGTAG GTCTCTCCATTGTGATTGGAGATCTTTTGCGGCAGGTTCCTATCGCTGTGTTGTTTGGTATATTCCTCTACATGGGAGTGATGTCTCTCAATGGGATCCAGCTAACAGAACGCATGATGCTGCTCTTCATGCCACCGAAGTACCACCCTGACCACACCTATGTCCGCAAG GTGCGTACTCTCCGCATGCACCTGTTCACTTGTTTGCAGCTGGTGTGCCTGGCTGTGCTGTGGATTGTAATGTCAACCGCGGCCTCGTTAGCCTTCCCGTTTGTCCTTCTCCTCACTGTGCCATTCAGGAGGTTCCTGTTGTCCCGAATATTTACTCACCGTGAGATACAATGT CTTGACGCAGATGATGCAGAGCCGTCGTTTGATGACAGAGAAGGTCAAGATGAATATACAGAGATGCAAATGCCAGTATGA